One genomic window of Magnolia sinica isolate HGM2019 chromosome 3, MsV1, whole genome shotgun sequence includes the following:
- the LOC131239630 gene encoding probable glucan endo-1,3-beta-glucosidase A6 gives MGLLPLLLLLSFLSLSSAEIARSIGINYGQLGNNLPTPSHSISLVQSLNAHRVKIYDANPSILTALSKTQLQVSIMVPNQAISNISTNQSAADEWVCNNLLPFYPKTLIRYLLVGNEILSDTSNKQVWYDLLPAMRKIKWSLKSYNISNVKVGTPLAMDALQTTFPPSNGTFRPDISDTVMKPMLQFLYRTKSFYFVDVYTYFAWAASPKTISLDYALLKPTNITYADPVSGLTYTNLLDQLLDAVYAAMTRVGFPGVRIAIAETGWPNAGDFDEIGANIYNAAIYNRNLARKMAVKPALGTPARPGRVIPTFIFSLFNENQKTGPGTERHWGLFYPNGTGIYEVDLTGKLPDSAYKSLPAPTNNEPYKGKIWCVVVEGKVNATDLGGALTYACGQGNGTCNAIQPGKACYHPNTLVSHASYAFNLYWQQFRSVGGTCYFNGLAVQTINDPSYGSCKYPSLTN, from the exons ATgggtcttcttcctcttctccttcttctctccttcctttctctctcct CTGCAGAAATCGCTCGATCCATCGGTATCAACTACGGCCAGCTAGGCAACAACCTCCCCACCCCATCCCACTCCATCTCCCTCGTCCAATCCCTCAACGCCCACCGCGTCAAGATCTACGATGCCAACCCTTCAATCCTCACCGCCCTTTCCAAAACCCAACTCCAAGTCTCCATCATGGTCCCCAACCAAGCCATCTCCAACATCTCCACTAACCAGTCCGCCGCCGACGAATGGGTCTGCAACAACCTCCTCCCTTTCtaccccaaaaccctaatccgaTACCTCCTTGTCGGCAACGAAATCCTCTCCGATACCTCCAACAAGCAGGTCTGGTACGATCTCCTCCCCGCCATGCGTAAAATCAAATGGTCCTTGAAATCATACAACATTAGCAACGTGAAAGTCGGCACGCCTCTGGCCATGGACGCGTTACAGACCACTTTCCCACCCTCAAACGGAACGTTTCGGCCCGATATATCCGACACGGTGATGAAGCCGATGTTACAGTTCCTGTACCGGACGAAATCGTTTTATTTCGTGGATGTCTACACCTATTTCGCGTGGGCCGCGAGTCCGAAGACCATCAGCCTCGATTACGCGCTCCTGAAGCCCACGAATATAACGTACGCCGACCCGGTCAGCGGCTTAACCTACACCAACCTCCTGGACCAGCTTCTCGACGCTGTGTACGCCGCGATGACGCGGGTTGGGTTCCCGGGCGTACGGATTGCGATCGCGGAGACCGGGTGGCCGAATGCGGGTGATTTTGACGAGATTGGAGCGAATATTTACAATGCTGCCATTTATAATAGGAACCTTGCAAGGAAGATGGCTGTGAAGCCGGCGCTGGGGACACCGGCTCGACCGGGAAGGGTAATTCCGACATTTATCTTCTCTCTGTTTAATGAGAATCAGAAGACTGGGCCGGGTACGGAACGGCACTGGGGCTTGTTTTATCCGAATGGAACGGGGATTTATGAGGTGGATCTGACCGGGAAGCTACCGGATTCCGCCTACAAGTCGTTGCCTGCTCCGACAAATAACGAGCCGTACAAGGGGAAGATATGGTGCGTGGTGGTGGAGGGGAAGGTGAATGCGACAGATTTGGGTGGGGCACTAACTTACGCGTGTGGGCAGGGGAATGGTACATGCAATGCGATCCAGCCCGGTAAGGCGTGTTACCACCCTAATACATTGGTCTCGCACGCGAGCTACGCTTTCAACTTGTACTGGCAGCAGTTTCGGAGCGTGGGCGGGACTTGCTATTTCAATGGTCTCGCAGTTCAGACAATCAACGACCCAA GTTATGGATCTTGCAAGTACCCCAGCCTAACCAACTGA